One Pleuronectes platessa chromosome 20, fPlePla1.1, whole genome shotgun sequence DNA window includes the following coding sequences:
- the LOC128425577 gene encoding uncharacterized protein LOC128425577 isoform X1, which translates to MAARVTFRVLFGGEEDARKLSIESGIPRTVEDLALKIKTFFEVTEKFRLQYKDKDMDNQFMNLLSTSELEDKGTLKVVYMLCETTRSAPLTEDACCTIPGTPSKASSSSLEPNDSDSHSSNDTIVLSSPETRSCPWPRPFVVPRFSSCAEIMLQKGNDEFKAQGTVLCPTPKVRSDILEGLAEEIIKHTAYPRDEQLEEVAKALIQSHPCLLEKATRTGYCGWKHYLKIKMMNFRTKLSRAGHPEVAINSLKNKRSGQQSPAANIKKPRKGDVNFCPNIPSGETIHSLEMERVALLMEVKKKKRDEALIKEKMQRTFSLRRQEVLQEPKIPEFFNKWPALFDVIEINLEFMRLTTVPLTLTFLRELDRLTGDLIRVFNTKGGAAGEKIGAMMAKMENNQDINVRRDCVLRCLSIYLCEDLDTLVKEYVEVNPNGPEGPEVKRRVLAPKRLPSASNNSAPNTKDACCGLSAYELQRLKNIGEREAFFSSLMLLQAAEDLRQTIKPKPDVKRSNASLDKVQSLLSSRKSLRLKEAQNLSLRVGRTYEHDIECSEAEADVAGTTMAIYTVQAEGDDHDGPGGLFADVGMVLEGVQVLNNLQSINHACIMLYGLVYALNLSYPKNLKYTFEAYQKILMDLESSKPSAKVRALKLKLLR; encoded by the exons ATGGCAGCACGAGTAACCTTCAGAGTCCTCTTTGGAGGTGAAGAGGATGCAAGAAAACTCTCCATTGAATCCGGAATACCAAGAACTGTGGAGGACTTGGCTCTTAAAATCAAGACTTTCTTTGAAGTGACTGAGAAGTTCAGACTTCagtacaaagacaaagacatggATAATCAGTTCATGAATCTCTTGTCAACATCAGAACTTGAAGATAAAGGGACTTTGAAAGTGGTGTACATGCTTTGTGAGACAACCAGGTCCGCTCCACTCACGGAAGATGCCTGCTGCACAATCCCAGGTACTCCTTCCAAAGCCAGCTCTTCATCATTAGAACCAAATGATTCAGACTCCCACTCCAGCAATGATACCATCGTCTTGTCATCGCCTGAGACCCGGTCCTGCCCCTGGCCTAGACCCTTTGTCGTGCCCCGCTTCTCATCCTGTGCTGAGATTATGCTCCAGAAAGGAAATGATGAGTTCAAGGCACAGGGAACTGTTCTGTGTCCTACGCCGAAAGTACGCTCAGATATCCTTGAAGGCCTAGCTGAGGAAATAATAAAGCACACAGCTTACCCAAGGGATGAGCAATTAGAGGAAGTGGCAAAGGCTCTGATACAGTCACATCCATGTTTACTGGAAAAAGCAACACGAACTGGATACTGTGGCTGGAAGCATTACCTGAAGATAAAAATGATGAACTTCCGCACCAAGCtgag cCGAGCTGGACACCCCGAGGTTGCCATCAACTCTCTGAAAAACAAGCGAAGTGGCCAGCAGTCTCCAGCAGCCAACATCAAGAAGCCCAGGAAGGGAGATGTAAATTTCTGTCCGAACATCCCTAGTGGTGAAACAATACACAGTTTGGAGATGGAAAGGGTGGCTCTACTGATGGAG gtaaaaaagaagaaaagggatGAGGCCCTCATCAAGGAAAAGATGCAGCGTACATTCTCCCTCAGGAGACAGGAGGTTCTCCAGGAGCCAAAGATTCCAGAGTTTTTCAATAAATGGCCAGCACTCTTTGACGTCATTGAG ATCAACTTGGAGTTTATGCGGCTGACAACTGTACCACTGACCTTAACATTTTTGAGGGAACTGGACCGCCTGACCGGCGACCTGATCAGGGTTTTCAACACTAAAGGGGGAGCTGCAGGGGAAAAAATCGGAGCCATGATGGCAAAGATGGagaat AATCAAGACATCAACGTGAGGCGTGATTGCGTTTTGAGATGTCTCAGCATCTACCTCTGTGAAGACCTGGACACATTGGTCAAAGAATACGTG GAAGTAAATCCAAATGGTCCGGAGGGGCCTGAGGTGAAGAGACGGGTCCTGGCACCTAAGCGTCTCCCATCTGCCAGCAACAATTCTGCCCCAAACACGAAG GATGCATGTTGTGGACTCTCAGCTTATGAGCTCCAACGCCTGAAGAACATCGGGGAGAGGGAAGCCTTCTTTTCGTCCTTGATGTTATTGCAA GCAGCTGAGGATCTGAGGCAGACTATAAAGCCAAAGCCGGATGTGAAGAG GTCAAATGCTTCGTTGGATAAAGTGCAGTCTCTTCTGTCTTCCCGGAAATCCTTGCGTCTTAAGGAAGCACAAAACCTTAGCCTCAGAGTAGGACGAACCTATGAACAT GACATCGAATGCAGTGAGGCCGAGGCAGATGTCGCAGGGACAACCATGGCAATCTACACCGTTCAAGCTGAGGGTGATGATCATGATGGTCCTGGTGGACTCTTTGCAGATGTCGGTATGGTCCTGGAAGGGGTCCAAGTTCTCAACAACCTCCAAAGTATCAACCATGCATGCATAATGCTTTATGGGTTGGTCTATGCTCTTAATTTGAGCTATCCAAAAAACTTGAAGTATACATTCGAAGCTTACCAGAAGATCCTGATGGACCTGGAATCGTCCAAGCCTTCAGCCAAAGTACGAGCACTGAAACTCAAATTGCTCAGGTGA
- the LOC128425577 gene encoding uncharacterized protein LOC128425577 isoform X2, which produces MAARVTFRVLFGGEEDARKLSIESGIPRTVEDLALKIKTFFEVTEKFRLQYKDKDMDNQFMNLLSTSELEDKGTLKVVYMLCETTRSAPLTEDACCTIPGTPSKASSSSLEPNDSDSHSSNDTIVLSSPETRSCPWPRPFVVPRFSSCAEIMLQKGNDEFKAQGTVLCPTPKVRSDILEGLAEEIIKHTAYPRDEQLEEVAKALIQSHPCLLEKATRTGYCGWKHYLKIKMMNFRTKLSRAGHPEVAINSLKNKRSGQQSPAANIKKPRKGDVNFCPNIPSGETIHSLEMERVALLMEVKKKKRDEALIKEKMQRTFSLRRQEVLQEPKIPEFFNKWPALFDVIEINLEFMRLTTVPLTLTFLRELDRLTGDLIRVFNTKGGAAGEKIGAMMAKMENNQDINVRRDCVLRCLSIYLCEDLDTLVKEYVDIECSEAEADVAGTTMAIYTVQAEGDDHDGPGGLFADVGMVLEGVQVLNNLQSINHACIMLYGLVYALNLSYPKNLKYTFEAYQKILMDLESSKPSAKVRALKLKLLR; this is translated from the exons ATGGCAGCACGAGTAACCTTCAGAGTCCTCTTTGGAGGTGAAGAGGATGCAAGAAAACTCTCCATTGAATCCGGAATACCAAGAACTGTGGAGGACTTGGCTCTTAAAATCAAGACTTTCTTTGAAGTGACTGAGAAGTTCAGACTTCagtacaaagacaaagacatggATAATCAGTTCATGAATCTCTTGTCAACATCAGAACTTGAAGATAAAGGGACTTTGAAAGTGGTGTACATGCTTTGTGAGACAACCAGGTCCGCTCCACTCACGGAAGATGCCTGCTGCACAATCCCAGGTACTCCTTCCAAAGCCAGCTCTTCATCATTAGAACCAAATGATTCAGACTCCCACTCCAGCAATGATACCATCGTCTTGTCATCGCCTGAGACCCGGTCCTGCCCCTGGCCTAGACCCTTTGTCGTGCCCCGCTTCTCATCCTGTGCTGAGATTATGCTCCAGAAAGGAAATGATGAGTTCAAGGCACAGGGAACTGTTCTGTGTCCTACGCCGAAAGTACGCTCAGATATCCTTGAAGGCCTAGCTGAGGAAATAATAAAGCACACAGCTTACCCAAGGGATGAGCAATTAGAGGAAGTGGCAAAGGCTCTGATACAGTCACATCCATGTTTACTGGAAAAAGCAACACGAACTGGATACTGTGGCTGGAAGCATTACCTGAAGATAAAAATGATGAACTTCCGCACCAAGCtgag cCGAGCTGGACACCCCGAGGTTGCCATCAACTCTCTGAAAAACAAGCGAAGTGGCCAGCAGTCTCCAGCAGCCAACATCAAGAAGCCCAGGAAGGGAGATGTAAATTTCTGTCCGAACATCCCTAGTGGTGAAACAATACACAGTTTGGAGATGGAAAGGGTGGCTCTACTGATGGAG gtaaaaaagaagaaaagggatGAGGCCCTCATCAAGGAAAAGATGCAGCGTACATTCTCCCTCAGGAGACAGGAGGTTCTCCAGGAGCCAAAGATTCCAGAGTTTTTCAATAAATGGCCAGCACTCTTTGACGTCATTGAG ATCAACTTGGAGTTTATGCGGCTGACAACTGTACCACTGACCTTAACATTTTTGAGGGAACTGGACCGCCTGACCGGCGACCTGATCAGGGTTTTCAACACTAAAGGGGGAGCTGCAGGGGAAAAAATCGGAGCCATGATGGCAAAGATGGagaat AATCAAGACATCAACGTGAGGCGTGATTGCGTTTTGAGATGTCTCAGCATCTACCTCTGTGAAGACCTGGACACATTGGTCAAAGAATACGTG GACATCGAATGCAGTGAGGCCGAGGCAGATGTCGCAGGGACAACCATGGCAATCTACACCGTTCAAGCTGAGGGTGATGATCATGATGGTCCTGGTGGACTCTTTGCAGATGTCGGTATGGTCCTGGAAGGGGTCCAAGTTCTCAACAACCTCCAAAGTATCAACCATGCATGCATAATGCTTTATGGGTTGGTCTATGCTCTTAATTTGAGCTATCCAAAAAACTTGAAGTATACATTCGAAGCTTACCAGAAGATCCTGATGGACCTGGAATCGTCCAAGCCTTCAGCCAAAGTACGAGCACTGAAACTCAAATTGCTCAGGTGA